ATGTGGGGTGTTTCGGTAAGAGGCCAGTAACTTGGCCAGTTTTGTTTGCAAAGTCCCTTCATCTCATTTTGCTGCACGGAGTCCTTGCTTTAGAGTTTGCACAAAGCGTTCTGCCAGCCCATTGTTGGCAGGGTGGTACGGAGCTGAAGttgagtgtttgattccatttactGACATGAATCTTGTAAACTCGTCACTTACAAAAGCTTGCGCGTTGTCACTTACCAGCTGCAGTGGCAAACCGAAGCGTGCAAACGTTGTTCTGAGACACTCTATCGTCTGAGCTGAGGTGGAGAAGTCAGTGCAAAACACCTCTGGCCATTTGGAATGGGCATCAACTATAACCAGAAACATGTGATTTTCAAAAGGACCAGCGTAGTCCACATGAATTCTCTGCCATGGCTCTGCGGGCCATTCCCATGGGTGGACTGGGACAGGAGCAGGCATGTGAAGGGTTTCCAAACATCCACTACAGTTCTTTGCCATATTTTCTATCTGTTGGTCCAGACCTGGCCACCAGAAGTGGCTCCTTGCGAGCAGCTTCATTTTGACAATTCCAACATGACCTTCATGTAGTTGCTGCAAGACTCGATGTTGGCATTTCTGGGGTATCATGACTCTCATTCCCCACATCAAAAATCCCTGGTACGTTGTAATTTCGTTTCTCCGCTGGAAATACGGAGTCAGCTCCTTTCTGCCAGTAGCTGGCCATCCTGAGATGGTGTAGGTGTACACTTTTGACAAGGTCACATCTTACCTTGTCTCATGTTTGATAACTGTGCTTGTGACCGGTAGTGCCTCGAGCTGAGCGGTATGGAACATGTCCACTGCATCCACCCTCCTTTGCCTTTCTCTTGTACATGGCAGTCTGGATAATCCATCTGCATTTGTGTGGAGGGATGACGGCTTAAACTCAATGTCATACATATGACTGGCAAGGAACAGGGCATATCGctgtaacctggctgctgtcattgCCGGAATGCCTTTCTTTGGACTGAAAATGGAAAGCAACGGCTGGTGATCTGTAACCAGTGTGAAACGCTTGCCATATAGGTATGCGTGGAATTTCTTGACGCCCCACACTAGTGCCAGTGCTTCTTTGTCGATTTGTGAGTAGTTTTTCTCTGCATCATTCAATGTTCGTGACGCAAATGCAACTGGCCTCTCTGACccatctttcagtgtgtgtgaaaggacTGCCCCTAATCCATAAGGGGATGCATCACAAGCCAACTTCACTGGCATTTCAGGGTCGTAATGCATCAGGACCTGTTCAGATGTTATGAGCCGTTTTGCCTCCAGAAATGCATTTTCACATTGCTCTGTCCACCGCCATGTCCTATTCTTTTCCAGGAGCTGATTTAGAGGCTGGAGTACTGCTGAAAGGTTTGGGAGGAATCTTCTGTAGTAATTGATCAGTCCCGTGAAAGATCTCACTTCTGTGATATTTTGTGGTCGTGGTGCCTGTACCACTGCCTCGATTTTGTCCTGTGTTTTGTGCAATCCATTACAGTCAATCTCATGTCCACAGAAGACAATCTTGTCTTTGAAGAACTCACACTTCTTTAAGTTTGCCTGTAGACCATACTCTTTCAGTCTTTTCAGGACCTCTTCCAGGTTAGCCAGGTGCTCTTTGTCGGTGCGTCCTGTTATGATCATGTCATCCAGGATACACTGGGTTCCTGGGATTCCTTGCAAAATCTGGTCAATAGTTCGTTGCCAAATGGCTGGGGCTGATGCAATGCCAAACACCAGGCGGTTATACCTGTATAgccctttgtgtgtgtttattgtcaggtactgtttggaactctcttcaaccggtagctgcaggtaagcctgtttcagatcgattttactgaagtgtttcccaCCCGCTAGTGCAGCAAAGATGTCATCCAGGCGTGGTAGGGGGTATTGGTCCACATGCAACATTGGAATCACAGTTACCTTGAAGTCCCCACACATTCTAACAGACCCGTCTTTCTTCACAATAGGAACTATGGGTGTGGCCCATTCGCTTCTGTCCACTTTCGTCAGGATCCCTGTATCCTGCAAGCGATCGATTTCCGCTTCCACCTTTGGTCTCAGGGAGTATGGAACAGATCTGGCTTTGCAGAATTTTGGGGTTGCATCATCTCTTAGTACAAGTTTTGCTGTGAAGCCTTTTACTGTTcccatctgatcactgaaaacggTATTGTATTTATTCCGCAAGtgttccagtgtttggtctgtgcctttctctttggactggaacgtgtggagcattttcaagtcacaccacttcagctttatttttgaaagccattccctgccaaataatgggggccagttccaggcaccacatacagctgtaactgctgtgtttgccccccataatgcactctgacctgcaacgcccccattgggctcaatctctctcctgagtatgtcttcagcaacacatttgtgttcttcagcttgatagCCTTAAAGTGCTCATTGTAGACAGTAGTGGAAATAATAGACACTGCAGATCCTGTGTCCAGCTCCATTTTGAGGGGTTTGCCTTCGATATCTGGTGTCACCCATATTATGCTACTGCTGGGAGAAGTCACTGTGTTTAACTCCATTGTACCAATTAATCGTTCATCTGAATCACTGCCACTGTTCCCTGCTAGTGCATTCACAGACCCTTTAATTTTCTCAGTTTTCCTGTTGTGACTGAATTTGGCTTTGCATGCTCTTTGAATGTGCCCCCTTCTACTGCATTTGTGACAAATTTCGTCTTTGAAACGGCAGTCCTCTGCTCTGTGACCATCTCTGTCACACCTGTTGCATTTTTCGGCCACACGGGGGCGTTGTCGACTGCGTGAACTTGTGCAGGGAAATTTGTGACAGGTCGGTACTTCTTTTACTTTGCAACTCAAAAGTATCTTTAGTCGCGATTTCCATAGCCACAGCAATTTCAACAGCCTTTGCAAATGTGAGCTCTGATTCTGTAAGCAAACGTTTTtgaatgtgttcatgtttcagTCCACAAACAAATCTATCCCTTAATGTGTCATTTAGGTTCTCTCCCAACTGGCAATGTTCAGACAGTTTCTTCAACACTGCTACATATGTCCTAACACCCTCCCCCCTCATTCTGATCTCTCTTGTGGAAACAAAAACGTTCCGCGATGAGGAGTGGTTTAGGTGATAGGTGATTTTGCAATATCTCCACAATCTCTGTGAATGTTTTATTTGAGGGCTTCAGAGGGGCAGTCAGATCTCTTAGCAAACTGTATGTTTTTGGGCCAATTAAACTCAACAACGCTGGCACTCTCTTGTTATCAGCAATGTCGTTTGCAATGAAGTACTGTTCCAGTCGTTCAATGTAAGTTGCCCAGTTTTCTTGCGTGTCATCAAACACATCTATTTTCCCGATGCTAGCCATTCTCTTTACCTCCGGCTCCACGGGTCTTTGATCTGCCGCCTCGTTCTCGTCAGCTCTCCCTCGTCCTCACTGCTTGCTAGCTGTTGTGCTACAGGGTCaaaatcttcctctcttcctacgaACTCCATCTGTATTCGTGATGCACACTGCAGGTAATCATCCTCGTCGCcattgtagtgtcttaacacttagtacttatttatgtaataagaaagactctgaatacaagcaattgaactgtagcttcacatttactcaaaaaggttagtaccagaataacatagaacaatactgcacatgaccaagggcgcttcatccttaaaggggacaatccgtaattaacagaacataacatgaAGTGTCATGGACGTAGGAATTGAAGGGTTGATTTGTATGACATATTTGTATAATGTGAGATCACTACTGCCGGCTGTTAATTTCTTGACACCTGCCGCCATAGGTTTGTTCATGCTTATTGGCTAGTTCTTCAGGGCCTActcctgtgtggtgtgtgtagaaaATGATACTCATTCTACTTAAACATCCGTTACTCAAACTGTCTTCATAAGCTAGGTGGGATCATGTCATAAAGATGCATTTTAATCTTGCAGATCATCCTGTGAGTTTCATGTCTTCTCTCAAGGTCTTGGTGTGTGTTCACTGCAGGATGGCATAGGCCTTATACATGCAGTGTCCCACCTATTTTCCCTGCCTTCATTGTTACCATCCCCAGAGCGCTTTTAGGATGGTATTGTTTACTGTCAAAGTAATATTGAGCCATTTATACTgcacaaatataaatgcaatatgtCAAATCCTTTCatgtgctgaaataaaagatcccagatcccactaaaatgtacagttttgtcacaatgccgcaatgtctcaagttgagagtgtgcaattggcattctgactgcaggactgtccaccagagctgttatcAGATAATGAAATGCtcatttctctactataagccacctccaacgttatTTTAGAGAATTAGGACCTTGACAGCTGATTAaacaggagtatttatgtctgtaataaaatgCGCTATCTAGTCTATAATGACTAAAGAGTTGACTCACTCCCCACATCAGGGCTTTTTTAGGTTTTAAGCTGGGGGGCTCCGGGAATGCAAACGTGGTATGTAAGGGATGTGTGGTTGGGAAAGTGAAGGTGCAATTCAGGGAGGGAGTTGACTTGTGTGTCCTGCTCCATCCTTTATTTTATATCTCAGAAGGCTGCAGTGTGGACCAATCTTGGAAGGCCGAGGTGGAAGGTGACAATCAAATCAGCCAATCAGAGGGAAGCAACTCGGGTGACATTTTCCTAAGGCTCCTGGACTTAACTGACCACAGCCTTCCTATCGAGTCCACCAATGAGCTGCAAGTGATGCTAGGGTTCCATGGGTTCACTTGAGAGATTGGATGATAGGATTTGTAGTTCAAAGTTACCCACCCATTTACTGACCTCCTTCAGTATATAGGCAACATCACTGGAAGGGAACTAGCTCAGAATTTCACTATTTGACATTTCATGTATGGCAAATATTGGAGTTAAATTCTTAGCTAGATGGGACCCTGAGCacctgaatcaaatcaaatgagagaatc
The genomic region above belongs to Oncorhynchus gorbuscha isolate QuinsamMale2020 ecotype Even-year unplaced genomic scaffold, OgorEven_v1.0 Un_scaffold_3144, whole genome shotgun sequence and contains:
- the LOC124017731 gene encoding uncharacterized protein K02A2.6-like, with amino-acid sequence MEFVGREEDFDPVAQQLASSEDEGELTRTRRQIKDPWSRSSRSRQRPRVAEKCNRCDRDGTDQTLEHLRNKYNTVFSDQMGTVKGFTAKLVLRDDATPKFCKARSVPYSLRPKVEAEIDRLQDTGILTKVDRSEWATPIVPIVKKDGSVRMCGDFKVTVIPMLHVDQYPLPRLDDIFAALAGGKHFSKIDLKQAYLQLPVEESSKQYLTINTHKGLYRYNRLVFGIASAPAIWQRTIDQILQGIPGTQCILDDMIITGRTDKEHLANLEEVLKRLKEYGLQANLKKCEFFKDKIVFCGHEIDCNGLHKTQDKIEAVVQAPRPQNITEVRSFTGLINYYRRFLPNLSAVLQPLNQLLEKNRTWRWTEQCENAFLEAKRLITSEQVLMHYDPEMPVKLACDASPYGLGAVLSHTLKDGSERPVAFASRTLNDAEKNYSQIDKEALALVWGVKKFHAYLYGKRFTLVTDHQPLLSIFSPKKGIPAMTAARLQRYALFLASHMYDIEFKPSSLHTNADGLSRLPCTRERQRRVDAVDMFHTAQLEALPVTSTVIKHETRKELTPYFQRRNEITTYQGFLMWGMRVMIPQKCQHRVLQQLHEGHVGIVKMKLLARSHFWWPGLDQQIENMAKNCSGCLETLHMPAPVPVHPWEWPAEPWQRIHVDYAGPFENHMFLVIVDAHSKWPEVFCTDFSTSAQTIECLRTTFARFGLPLQLVSDNAQAFVSDEFTRFMSVNGIKHSTSAPYHPANNGLAERFVQTLKQGLRAAK